The DNA sequence ATTTGCTGACCAGTCAGCACGTAAAATGGCAACCTATTGTCGCGAATTGATGCAGACAAAACTGGATGCGTTGAACGCAGAAGTGGCGGAACGGGAAATGGTGAATAAGCGTAGCTAACCCGGTTAGTTAACCCGTATAAACGCCTCTCCCTTTTCCATAATTATGATAGCGATGACTAAAATGCAGTCAGTTTCCTGGCTGCATTTTTGATGATGGAGTTTTTATGTCTCTTAGCAGACGGCGGTTTCTTCAGGTTTCGGGTGCGGCGCTCTGCGTAGGAGCACTGCCTGGAGAGGCTTGCGCGGCAAATCATGAAAATCCATTACCCATTCCTCCTTTGCTTGAGTCTCGCAGAGGGCAGCCTATTTTTCTTACACTGCAAAAAAGCCATTGGTCATTCACCGGACGAGGGAATAAAGCGCCCGTATGGGGAGTTAACGGTCTCTATCTCGGGCCGACGGTGCGTGTCTGGCGCGGCGATGATATCAAACTGATTTACAGTAATCGATTATCGGAAGCTGTCGCGATGAATGTCAGTGGCTTGCAGGTGCCTGGTGCTGTAAGTGGTGGTGCTGCCAGAGTGATGCCTGCCGGAGGCGATTGGGCACCTGTGCTGCCCATCAGGCAAGCCGCTTCAACCTGTTGGTACCATGCTAATACATCGGGTAAAATGGGCAGTCATGTCTACAACGGTCTGGCGGGGATGTGGCTGGTAGAAGATGATGACAGTAAGAAATTGCTACTGCCTAATCACTACGGAGTGGACGACTTTCCGCTGATCATTCAGGATAAACGCTTAAACAGTTTCGGTGTTGCGGAGTACAATCCGCCGGAAGAAGGAGGATTCTACGGTGATCGTCTGCTGGTCAATGGTGTGGAAAACCCTTATGTGGAAGTGTCCCGTGGCTGGGTACGTTTACGTCTGCTGAATGCGTCTAATGCCCGTCGTTATCAGTTACAAATCAGTGACGGACGGCCTTTTTATGTCATCGCCAGTGATCAGGGATTCTTGTCGGCGCCTGTCATGGTTTCCCGGCTTTCTTTGGCTCCGGGAGAGCGCAGAGAAGTCGTGATAGACATGAGTAAAGGGGATGAGGTCTCTGTCAACGCCGGGAAAGCTGCCAATCTGTTTGACCGTCTACGCGGTATTTTTGAATCGTCGGGACAACTGAGTTCGACGCAGGTGTTGACGCTGCGTCCAACAGGCATGTTACCGCTGGTAACCGAAACTACGCCACCACTGTTGCAAAGTGATTTTATGCCTGAGGGAAATGCGATACGGACCCGTGAGTTTATCCTTGGGAGCCGTGATCCAGGCATTA is a window from the Erwinia sp. genome containing:
- the ftsP gene encoding Cell division protein FtsP (ID:JIFNMEKO_00291;~source:Prodigal:2.6); translation: MSLSRRRFLQVSGAALCVGALPGEACAANHENPLPIPPLLESRRGQPIFLTLQKSHWSFTGRGNKAPVWGVNGLYLGPTVRVWRGDDIKLIYSNRLSEAVAMNVSGLQVPGAVSGGAARVMPAGGDWAPVLPIRQAASTCWYHANTSGKMGSHVYNGLAGMWLVEDDDSKKLLLPNHYGVDDFPLIIQDKRLNSFGVAEYNPPEEGGFYGDRLLVNGVENPYVEVSRGWVRLRLLNASNARRYQLQISDGRPFYVIASDQGFLSAPVMVSRLSLAPGERREVVIDMSKGDEVSVNAGKAANLFDRLRGIFESSGQLSSTQVLTLRPTGMLPLVTETTPPLLQSDFMPEGNAIRTREFILGSRDPGINGALWEINRIDVMAKQGTFERWIVRADLPQSFHIQGVMFMVKSVNGASAMMEDRGWKDTVWVDGYVELLVFMAQSAAEMFPFLYYSQTLEMADRGSAAQLQVQPAN